In the Helicobacter typhlonius genome, one interval contains:
- a CDS encoding flagellar biosynthesis anti-sigma factor FlgM, whose amino-acid sequence MINGVNASVVSTNALNREVLNRQNENTEVKEKEQVQQLSRAEQIKEQIKNGEYKIDLQQTSEKMASNLLNL is encoded by the coding sequence ATGATAAATGGTGTAAATGCAAGCGTTGTCAGCACAAACGCACTTAACAGAGAAGTGCTTAATAGACAAAATGAAAATACCGAAGTAAAAGAAAAAGAGCAAGTACAACAACTCTCACGCGCAGAGCAAATCAAAGAGCAAATCAAAAATGGCGAATATAAGATTGATTTGCAACAAACTTCCGAAAAAATGGCATCAAATTTGCTTAACCTATAA